A window of Ipomoea triloba cultivar NCNSP0323 chromosome 2, ASM357664v1 contains these coding sequences:
- the LOC116010591 gene encoding pentatricopeptide repeat-containing protein At4g18520, chloroplastic-like, with translation MFSPAIYSLKSTLFQVRLSVLFDTQPSKPTRHRKRLAKSKIHGPDLFCSSLNHSSFLTDSSSSVKLEAQFVESNGLCSETLLPSQLRYLCEENGSCSDTLATNQLTESYVLGYLLQSCCNVKELRKVHAMAVKCAKESNFYVENNLISMYVKLGYLAEAQRVFDNMLERNVVSWTAMINGYMRFGLYKEAMRLLAEFVHEGFQWNSKTFVCVLNLIARRFDFELGKQVHACVLKSGFKGLILESSILHFYSQCGDLEGAFRVFDKMKERDVVSWTTLITACSQHGQGKKALILFSTMVSDGFDANEFTVCSVLNACGDEKELRFGTQLLGAIVKRIYKMDVFVRTSIVDMFAKCGQIANARKIFDGTRKRNIVTWTSIIAGYARNGLAEEAISLFRIMTRRKIFANNLTMVSVLRACGLLRALQTGKEVHARIIKNFPQSNIYIGSSLVWLYCKCGENSMANKVLQGMPFRDVVSWTAMISGCAHLGHEHEALEYLKKMLGEGVVPNSFTYSSALKACTKLEDIGRGKLIHSSINKTPAISNVFVGSALINMYAKCGHLPEAIQVFDSMPERNLVSWKAMVIAYAKHGFCGEALKLLYRMQAEDIEVDDYILLTVLTACGDFEESVELATDCHLDMNKSSLNSC, from the coding sequence ATGTTCTCACCGGCAATTTACTCGCTCAAATCCACACTGTTTCAAGTTCGCCTATCTGTTCTCTTTGATACTCAACCATCCAAACCAACACGACACAGAAAGCGCCTTGCCAAATCAAAGATTCACGGCCCAGACTTGTTCTGTTCCTCACTCAATCACTCATCTTTCTTAACCGATTCCAGCAGTTCTGTTAAACTCGAGGCCCAATTTGTTGAAAGCAACGGTCTTTGCTCAGAGACACTGTTACCCAGTCAATTGAGATACTTGTGTGAAGAAAATGGTTCTTGTTCTGATACTTTAGCAACTAATCAGCTGACAGAGTCCTATGTGCTCGGCTACTTACTTCAGTCTTGTTGTAATGTAAAAGAACTTAGGAAGGTGCATGCCATGGCTGTGAAGTGTGCTAAAGAATCAAATTTTTATGTTGAGAACAATCTGATTAGCATGTATGTGAAACTTGGGTATTTGGCGGAGGCCCAGAGGGTGTTTGATAATATGCTGGAGAGAAATGTTGTTTCTTGGACTGCTATGATCAATGGGTATATGAGATTTGGATTGTACAAGGAAGCTATGAGGTTGTTAGCAGAGTTTGTTCACGAGGGGTTCCAATGGAATTCAAAGAcctttgtgtgtgtgttgaaTTTGATTGCCAGAAGATTTGATTTTGAGCTAGGAAAGCAAGTACATGCCTGTGTACTAAAGAGTGGTTTTAAGGGTTTGATTTTAGAGAGTTCTATTTTGCATTTTTACTCACAATGTGGTGATTTAGAGGGTGCTTTTCGAGTATTTGATAAGATGAAAGAACGAGATGTGGTTTCTTGGACGACTTTGATAACTGCTTGTTCACAGCACGGGCAAGGAAAGAAGGCTCTTATCTTGTTTTCAACAATGGTTTCTGATGGATTTGATGCAAATGAGTTCACAGTCTGTAGTGTCCTCAATGCTTGTGGGGATGAGAAAGAGTTGAGATTTGGGACTCAACTACTAGGGGCAATAGTTAAAAGGATATATAAGATGGATGTCTTTGTCAGGACATCAATTGTAGACATGTTTGCAAAGTGTGGACAAATTGCAAATGCTAGGAAGATATTCGATGGGACGAGGAAGAGGAACATTGTAACGTGGACATCTATTATTGCAGGATATGCTCGTAATGGCCTTGCTGAAGAGGCCATAAGTCTATTTCGGATAATGACAAGGAGAAAGATATTTGCTAATAATTTGACCATGGTTAGTGTTCTTAGGGCATGTGGCCTACTTAGAGCTCTACAAACTGGAAAGGAAGTGCATGCACGAATTATCAAGAATTTTCCCCAAAGCAACATTTATATTGGGAGTTCCCTGGTTTGGCTTTATTGTAAATGCGGTGAAAACTCCATGGCAAATAAGGTCCTCCAAGGCATGCCTTTCAGAGACGTAGTTTCATGGACAGCAATGATTTCTGGATGTGCACATCTAGGACACGAGCACGAGGCACTTGAATACTTGAAGAAGATGTTGGGTGAAGGTGTAGTACCGAACTCTTTTACCTATTCATCAGCCTTGAAAGCTTGCACGAAACTAGAAGACATTGGTCGGGGGAAATTGATACACTCCTCCATAAACAAGACCCCTGCAATTTCAAATGTGTTTGTGGGAAGTGCACTGATCAATATGTATGCAAAATGTGGCCATCTTCCCGAAGCTATTCAAGTGTTTGATAGCATGCCAGAGAGGAACTTGGTTTCTTGGAAGGCAATGGTAATTGCCTATGCAAAACATGGGTTCTGTGGAGAGGCTTTGAAGCTCTTATATAGGATGCAAGCTGAAGATATTGAAGTGGATGATTACATCCTTTTAACAGTACTCACTGCCTGTGGAGATTTTGAGGAGAGTGTGGAGTTGGCAACTGATTGCCATTTAGACATGAACAAATCCAGTCTAAATTCTTGTTGA